In Kaistella sp. 97-N-M2, the sequence ATTTCGTAGAACTTATATAGGAAGTGGGTTTCTTGTACGCATCAATTTTAACTTCAGAAATTAAGGCAGCTGAATCCTCTTCCTGCGCGCAAAGAAAAATAGAAAACGACATGAAAATTAGGAAATAAATCTTTCTCATGGAGCTGCGACCACTTTCACTAATGATTTAATGCTAATTAATTGCTCTAAAAGATCCTCGCGGGAATTGGCCACCACATTAATGTGACCCATTTTTCGGCCGGGTTTTGTCTGAGTTTTGCCGTACAAATGAACGTAGGTATTGGATAATTGAAGAACGTCGGTTAAACCTTCGTATTTTACTTTTCCACTAAAATTTTCTTCGCCCACCAGATTCAACATGCCGGAAAAACCACAACTTTCGGTATTGGCCAAAGGTAAATTTTTCAACACCCGGTAAAACTGCTCGAATTGAGAATTGACATTACCTTCCTGCGACTGATGTCCGGAATTGTGCAGTCGCGGCGCCGTTTCGTTCACCCAAACTTTTCCGTCTTTATCTAAAAAAAGTTCGATGGCAAACAAACCTTCGGAATTGGCAGCATTCATAAATTTTTCCGCAATCGCATCGATTTGAATTTGAACTTCTTTCGAAATCTGAGCCGGACAAATATTAAAGTCGAGAAGATTTAATTTCGGATCTGCAACCATTTCGGTGACGGGAAAACTTTTGATCTCGCCGCTTTCGTTTTTCGCAATAATCAGAGAAAGTTCTTTGTCGATGTCCACTAAATTTTCGAGAACGGAAGGCTCGTCCCACAAATTATTAAAATCGTTTTCATCGCGAATAATCTGAACGCCTTTTCCGTCGTAACCGCCGGTATTCAATTTCTGAACGAACGGAAAATCCATTATAATTTCCTCTTCTTTGGAAAGAATGATCTGGAAAGGCGGACTGGGGATTTGGTGTTCTTCGTAAAACTGTTTCTGCAAAATTTTCTGCTGAATAATTTTAATGATATTTGAAGTCGGAATTACTTTTACGCCCTGCTTTTCCAGCGCTTCCAGACCTTCAACATTCACGTGCTCAATCTCGATGGATACGACGTCTTTGTCTTTACCAAAATCGATTACGGTTTGTTTATCGTTGAAGTTTCCCTGCGTGAAAAAAGAAATATTGGCGCAGGAACAGTCTGCGTTAGGATCGAGGATGTAAAATTCGTCATCATAATTTAAGGCATCCTGAATTAACATTCTGCCAAGTTGTCCGCCGCCTAAAATTCCAATTTTCATATTTTATTTTAATTTACTGATTTTTAAATATCCGATGTGCGTAAAATTTTCCTGATTTTCAACATCTGTTTTTTCGAGAACGAGGGAAAATTTTTCCTTCATTTCTAAGGGTAGAATGTCATCTACTTTAAAAATATCATCAATGTCGACCGCGTATTTATCGTCGATGTGGCTTACTGCCTCGGGAAAACCCTTTGTCTTGTAAAATTCGGTTTTTTTTACGCGTTTGATGATTTTAGACATCGATTGATCGACCATTAAATACTGTTGATGAAGTTCCTCAAATCTGCCCGCTTCATAGCCGCCCAAATTGATAAAGAAAAGGTGATTGTCTGAAATTTCCGGCGATTTTTCTACGATTCTGATTTCAAAACCATCCACAAACCGCACTTCCTGATAACAGTCGATATGGATTTTACCTTTCGCTTCCGGCCAAAAGCGCTTCATATCGGGAACAAGTTCCTTCAGCGACTCCGCGATGCCGAAGAAAACATCGTGCTGCTCCGTATTTCTGCCTTTCGGCGTGGCGCCGAGAACAACGTAGTATAATTTCATTTCTTTAAAAAACAAAAATACGTTTTTAAAAAATATTTACCGTGCGCAATTCGTTTTAAAACCGTCTTTTTTTAAGTCCTTATCGTTTCTTCACCTGCCGAAAAATTCTTAAATTTGTGACATGTCGGAAATATTAATTCTGTTCTTTGGCGCCGTGTCTGCGGGATTGTTAGGATCTTTAACGGGACTTGGCGGCGGTGTAGTTATCATTCCCTTATTAACTTTAGGTTTCGGTGTACCGATGCATTATGCGATCGGCGCCTCACTCATTTCGGTTATCGGCACATCGTCGGGGTCGGCAGCGGCCTTTGTGAAGGAGGGATTTACGAACGTCCGCATCGGAATGTTTCTGGAAATCGCAACCACTACCGGCGCAATCGTGGGCGCTTTAATTTCCGGCCTTCTCAATCCGAACACTATTGGAATTATCTTCGCGAGCATCTTAATCCTTACCGTTATTTTAAATCTGCGAAAAAAGCCGGACCATCAGGAACCGCTGATTGAAGGAACTTTGGAACACCGTCTGCAGCTTTTCGGGACTTTTCCGGATAAAGGCGTGATGAAGGCCTACTCTGCACGCAACACTGTTTCGGGATTTTTTATGATGGCGTTTGCGGGCATTATGTCTGGGCTTCTTGGCATTGGATCCGGCGCTTTGAAAGTTTTGGCCATGGATAATTTGATGAAACTTCCTTTTAAAGTTTCCACGACGACGAGTAATTTTATGATCGGCGTTACGGCCGTGGCGAGTTCGCTTATCTATTTTCAGCGCGGCGAGATTATTCCCGTCATCGTTGCACCCGTTTTAATTGGGGTGGTTTTGGGCAGTTTTATCGGGTCGAAAACATTGATGGTTTCGAAGACCAAAAAACTCAAAGTGGTTTTTGCCGTGGTGGTTTCTATTTTGTCGATCTACATGATGTACAACGGAATTCAACAAAATTTTAAGTAATGAAAAGACATTTTACAGATTTGGATCTCAACCGTTCCGTCGGAAATCTCCTTCGGTTAGGCGTTATTTTGTCGGTGATTACGTCTTTTGTTGGATTTGTTAAACTCTTTTTGGAAGGTTTCGAAATGCCGAAAGATTACGCGGCCCTCGAAATTCCGGAAGGTACGATCTGGCAGTCTTTCTGGACTTCTTTGCTTAAGTTTGAAGGTATGGCCATCATTCAGCTCGGAATTTTACTGCTGATCCTGACGCCGCTTGTACGACTTCTCTTCGCCCTTGTCGGGTACCTGAAAGAAAAAGATTACACCTACGTCATCGTTTCCGTGATCGTATTGGGGATTATGCTTGTAAGTTTCTTAATGGGTTTTGCGCATTAAATGACCCCTAAATCACCTAATTTTCGTTTAGTTTTCAACTGAAATTCAACGGCGCAGAAAAAGTTTAAAATTTATTTTGAGAAGGCGATGTTTTTTAAGACAGCATCGGCTTTCAGTTCGGTTTCCTGCCATTCTTTTTGGGGCGAACTTTCGGCCGTAATTCCGCCACCCACATAAATTAAAGCTGCATTCCCAAAAAATTCAGCGCAACGCAGATTCACGAAATACTGAATGTAATCGTCTGTTTCCACACGAATATATCCTGCGTATAAATTTCTCGGATGAATTTCAAACTTCTCGATTGCATCCCGGCAAAAATCTTTCGGAATACCACACACAGCGGGCGTCGGATGAAGGTCCGCAATAATCTTTTCCACCTCTTCTGCTTGGATCTTTGCTTTGAAATCGGTTCTTAAATGTTTAATGTTTCCGGAAAAATGATCGCAGGTTTGGGACTTTTCAATGCTGTCGGAATAATTTTTTAAAATATTCTCAATATAGCCGGTTACAGGTTTTTGCTCGTCGATCTCTTTGTCGGTCCAGACTTCTGCTACCGGTAACGTTCCGGCCAGGCTCATGGTTTCGAACTGCGAATTTTTTTTATTGAATTTTCCTAAAACTTCAGAAAAAGCACCGAGCCAACATTGCCCCTTTTTCAGAAAGAAATACACAAAAGCATTTGGATAGGCCTCACAAAGATTGAGAAAAGTTTGAGATAAATTAATGGAAGAATCCTCATACTTCACCAATTTTCGGCGCGAAATGACGAGTTTCGAAAGGTCGTTTTCTTTGATAAAACCGATGACATTTTTTAATTTCTGTTCATATTCGACTTGATTTTCCTCTTTAAATTCGAGCACTTCTGTTGAAAGACCAAGGGTAGAAATTTCTGAAGCTAAAAATTTTTCTTTCGAAATACTGACGATTTTTCCCGAAAAATCAAGGTTTTCCGACTGGTCGAAAGTAACAAACGAAACCGGAATTTCGGCGGAATTTTCTGTTGTCGTACAGATCTGATCGGAAAAAGGAAACCGGAAATAGAGCATTCTTCAATTTTTAAAATTCAAAAAAAGTTTTGAATAAATTTAAATCAGCGCGGGATAATATTGTTCGTCATCGTCGTATGATTAATGAGTTCGCCTTTTTCGTCGCGAATCTCAATCTCCGAAACGTGCATGGTTCTGCCTTTTCTGATAAATTTTGCGGTTCCGGTAACGATACCGCTTTTTTTGCTTCGCAGATGATTCGAATTGATGTTGGTACCCACGGGCGCAAATTTCTGTAGATCGACGTGCAAAACCGACAGGCTGGAGCCCAGGGTTTCGGCCAAAACGCAGCTGGCGCCGCCGTGCAAAATCCCGTAAGGTTGATGAACTTTCGGCGTTACGGGCATGGTTGCCGTCAACGACTCGTCGGTAACATCGGTAAAAATAATATCTAAAGTTTTGCCCAGCGTTTCGCCACCCCAGGAGTTTAATCGGTCTAAAATCTCTTCTCTGCTTTCCATTATTGGTTGGGATTTAATATATTTTTGGATTCCATTTTTCGGGATATTTCGGTGTTATTTTTTTGTAATACTCCTCCATTTCCGCCATAATATCCTCGTAGGTGCGCGTTTCCAAATCTTCCACCGAAATTTTATACGCAAGATGAATCTCTTTCTTTTTAAAGTCTCCGGCGGCCACGACAATCGGAACTTTCGCCGCCAAAGCCATGTGGTAAAAGCCTTTTCGCCATTTCGGCACGCGGCTTCTAGTGCCTTCGGGCGTGATGACTAAACTGAAACTGTCTTTCTTAAATTCATCAACCACAAATTTCACGAGGTCATTTTTCTTGGAACGGTCGATGCCGATTCCGCCCAGTGCCTTTACAACAAAGCCGTACCAGGCTCTTGTATGTTCATCTTTGATGATCACTTTCAAAGGTTTGTCCAGTGCCCAGTAAGCGAGATTTCCCAAAAGATATTCCTCATTGGCGGTGTGTGGTGCGACAACGAGAATACAGCGGTCGAGATTATCGACGTCGCCTTCCAAAATGATTTTCCAACCGATCAGTTTTAAAATTAATTTTCCGAAGAATTTTTTCATATTAAATATTTTGGGGAATAAGGAAGGTTCGTGGGTGCTTCAAATAAAAAAGTATAACCAAAAAATCGGTTATACTTTTACAAATATATTGAAATTATTCTGTCTAAATTAGGCTGCTGATGAAATCCATGATTTTCATTGCGATTTCGAATACGAACTGTACCATGATTTTATGTTTTAATTGTTAAAGTGGAGGACTTTTCATTTTAACAGTACGAAATTAACCTATTTTTTTAAGTAGAACGCAATTTGACTGTTAAATTTTCTTTAAAATTTCATCTTTAGGGAACAAGCGAAAAGATCCTCGCTCCAAGCCGCTCCCGAAAGAGCGAAACGTTGTGTGGAGTTACTGATCTTTTGCTCGTCCACTCTCATTTAGTTGGTTTTGATGGAAATTTCCTTTTTACCGTTTTTAATGGAGATGTTCACGTCTTTCAGATCTTTAAAATCAACATCCATGGAATCGACCATTCTTTGGCCCACTTCTTTGGAAACCTTTTTACCGTTAACGATCATGGAATCTTTATTTCCGGAAGTCGCCACAATGGAGTTTTTCCCAAAGTTCATGCTCACGCGGTCGCTGTCATCGTCGTCATTATCGCTGTTTCCGTCGCCGTTCAGATCGCCTTCCAAATGCAGAACGTTATCTCTAACTTTAAAAATCTGGGTTTTTTGCGGCACTACCAGTTCATAATTCACGCGGTAATCCCGGAATCGCTGCTCGTATGGATACTTCATAAAATTTGGAAGCAGGATTCTATTTCCCTGAATTTCTACCGGAACTTCCAGCTGAACGGGAATATTATATCCTTTTCCTTCTTTTTTAATGATTAAATAAGGCGTGGTAATGTCGGATTTTCTGGTTACGTCTACAGACGGATAATCTTCTTCGTAAACCATTTTCTTATCGGAAAAAACATCGTCGTCATAAGCCGTGAAATTTTGCGGAATAACCACCTGTTTCATATCGACGTACAGACTGTCGGAAGTTGTGTTGATGTCCACATTTTGCGTATCTTCTTTATCACCTTTCAGAAAGGCTTCTTTTCCTGCCATGCGTACCCCAAAATATGCCCCAAGCGCCATCAGTGTAACAAATAAAGCACCGATCACCCACCCAATATTTCTAAGTTTGGTTTTCGGGGAGAAAATTTTGATGCTTAACAAAGTGAAAAGGATGGCCGGAATTAACGATCCGATAATGATGAGGGCCGATAAAACGTTGTATAATCCATCGTCATCAAAATAAAATTTCATTTCGTTCGCGCCGGGAAAATTGGAGTCGATCCCAAACATTCCAAAGAGCACAAACACGCCGATGATGCTGCCTACTGCCATCAGGGCAAAAATTCCACCAATCAGATATTTGATGACATTCCAAAGTCCGCTGCCGGCAGTGTTGATGTAAGGTTTGTTTTCGGTGTAGATTTCGCCGACTCTTTGTGTAGATTCGTTTGCGAACTGAACCAGTTTATTGGATTCGTTTTTCAGGTTATCGAAATTCATGGGTTTCCCTTTCATTTTCAAAAAGTCCGTAGCTGTTTCTGCCTGGGGCAAAACCGCCCAAAGAATAATGTAAATCAATACGATTAGTGTTGTAGAAATCGCGGCAGTAAATATGCCTAAAATCGCGATGCCTAACCAAATGGCGCGCATGGCACTGATGTCCATTCCTACATAATGCGCTAAACCTGCGCAAACTCCGGCGATCTTCTGTTTTTCCGGATCGCGGAAAAGCTGTTTGGTGCCGTTATAGTTCGCGGAACTGCGTTGGTCTTTTTTGGTGGTTTTTTCGGAAAAATAAGCTTCTTCCTGTTCCTCGATCTGTTCGGGCCGTCCTATCTGAGAAATAACTCTTTCCACATCAATGTCGTTGATGACTTCCCGTTTTCCTAAAGAATCTTTAAAGATTTCCACCATTCGGATTTCGATATCGTGCATTACTTCGTCGGCCTCATTGGCATCCAAAGAGCTGCGCAGTGCCGCAAGATAATCGCTGAGTTTTATATATGCGTGCTCCTCAATGGTGAATGAGAAACCGGCGAGTCCTATTGAGAGTGTCTTGTTCATGGTATTAAGGATTTGGTTGAAACGTGCTTTCGGGCGCGTTCGAAGGGTTAATGTTTTTAGTTATTTGGTTGACCGAATCGGTAAGCTCGTTCCAGGTGGTGCGAAGTTCGGCGAGAAACAACTTGCCTTTTTCGGTGATCTGGTAATATTTTCGCGGCGGTCCGCCCGTGGATTCTTCCCAACGGTAAGAAAGGAATTCGCCATTTTTCAGTCTGGTGAGGAGCGGATAAAGTGTTCCTTCCACCACATCCAGTTTTCCTTTTTTCAGTTCGTCAATCAGATCCGAAACATACATTTCTCTCTGCTCAATTAAACTCAAAATACAGAATTCCAGAATGCCTTTTCGCATTTGCGCTTTGGTGTTTTCTGTGTTCATTTTTATGAGGTTATTAATTAGTTAATTGTTTTGAAGATTAATTTCGAATTTTTCTGAGCAATTTTAGAAGACTAGTATTTCTAAAATGGCATTGAAATCATTCCTTCCTAAATCTTACAATACAAAGATATATAATTTATTTAGTATTATGCAATACAAAGTAGTAGATTTTTATAAAATAGTTCAAACTTTTTTATTCGTTAAAAGTTTAAAAAATATCAAAAACCGTCTCTACCGCCCAATATCATTACGTTTTAGCCATTTAGAATATTTTTTCCAGCGAACGGATTTTTTATAAAAAAAATTCATCTCAATGTTGAAATGAATTTTAATCTATCGAAAATTTGGTCTAAAAAATTACTTTGCTAGTGATCCTGAACTAAAAATTATTGAAGATCGGCGCCTTTTTAGCAAAGATAATCTTGTATTTCTTTGAAAGCGCTTGTAGAAAAGGATCAGTTCAGTCGTTGCTTTTGCTTCAAAAAAGATCTACGGATCGCGCCGAAAGGCCGGTTAAAGATTTCCGCCGAGCGCCGCAAACCGCGACAGTTTTCGGTTTTCTTCACGCAGAACCTCCATTTTTTCCAAAAGATCATGAATAATTTCCATGCCGGGTAAATTAACCTCTAAATCGTAATGCCAGTTTGCGAACCGTTCGAAAGCCGGCAGCTCGTCGTAGAGCAGATATTTCACCTCATCGATTTTCTCCGTTTTCAGCAATCCCGATTCTTCCAGAGAATCGAAAAAAGTGATTTCTATATCGTAAATTTTCACAAGTTCTTCGCGGGATATTCTTTCACTCATCGTCTTAAATCTTTTAATTGTTGAAACAGTTCTTTTTCTTTCGCCGTTAAATTGGTCGGGATTTTAATTTTATAAGTCACAAACAGATCGCCAAATTCGCCTTCTTTTTTGTAAACGGGGAAACCTTTTCCTTTCAGGCGGACTTTGGTGCCGTTCGCGGTTTCCGGCTTTACCTTTAAATTTACACTTCCGTCCAACGTTTTAATGGGAACTTCGCCGCCTAAAATTGCCGTATAAAAATCGATTTCCACGTCCGACGTAAGATCGTCGCCGCTTCTTTTAAAATGAGCATCATCTTTAATATTAAAAGTGATGA encodes:
- a CDS encoding 5-(carboxyamino)imidazole ribonucleotide synthase, whose translation is MKIGILGGGQLGRMLIQDALNYDDEFYILDPNADCSCANISFFTQGNFNDKQTVIDFGKDKDVVSIEIEHVNVEGLEALEKQGVKVIPTSNIIKIIQQKILQKQFYEEHQIPSPPFQIILSKEEEIIMDFPFVQKLNTGGYDGKGVQIIRDENDFNNLWDEPSVLENLVDIDKELSLIIAKNESGEIKSFPVTEMVADPKLNLLDFNICPAQISKEVQIQIDAIAEKFMNAANSEGLFAIELFLDKDGKVWVNETAPRLHNSGHQSQEGNVNSQFEQFYRVLKNLPLANTESCGFSGMLNLVGEENFSGKVKYEGLTDVLQLSNTYVHLYGKTQTKPGRKMGHINVVANSREDLLEQLISIKSLVKVVAAP
- a CDS encoding DUF1543 domain-containing protein, whose translation is MKLYYVVLGATPKGRNTEQHDVFFGIAESLKELVPDMKRFWPEAKGKIHIDCYQEVRFVDGFEIRIVEKSPEISDNHLFFINLGGYEAGRFEELHQQYLMVDQSMSKIIKRVKKTEFYKTKGFPEAVSHIDDKYAVDIDDIFKVDDILPLEMKEKFSLVLEKTDVENQENFTHIGYLKISKLK
- a CDS encoding sulfite exporter TauE/SafE family protein, which produces MSEILILFFGAVSAGLLGSLTGLGGGVVIIPLLTLGFGVPMHYAIGASLISVIGTSSGSAAAFVKEGFTNVRIGMFLEIATTTGAIVGALISGLLNPNTIGIIFASILILTVILNLRKKPDHQEPLIEGTLEHRLQLFGTFPDKGVMKAYSARNTVSGFFMMAFAGIMSGLLGIGSGALKVLAMDNLMKLPFKVSTTTSNFMIGVTAVASSLIYFQRGEIIPVIVAPVLIGVVLGSFIGSKTLMVSKTKKLKVVFAVVVSILSIYMMYNGIQQNFK
- a CDS encoding DUF1634 domain-containing protein — encoded protein: MKRHFTDLDLNRSVGNLLRLGVILSVITSFVGFVKLFLEGFEMPKDYAALEIPEGTIWQSFWTSLLKFEGMAIIQLGILLLILTPLVRLLFALVGYLKEKDYTYVIVSVIVLGIMLVSFLMGFAH
- a CDS encoding chorismate-binding protein; translated protein: MLYFRFPFSDQICTTTENSAEIPVSFVTFDQSENLDFSGKIVSISKEKFLASEISTLGLSTEVLEFKEENQVEYEQKLKNVIGFIKENDLSKLVISRRKLVKYEDSSINLSQTFLNLCEAYPNAFVYFFLKKGQCWLGAFSEVLGKFNKKNSQFETMSLAGTLPVAEVWTDKEIDEQKPVTGYIENILKNYSDSIEKSQTCDHFSGNIKHLRTDFKAKIQAEEVEKIIADLHPTPAVCGIPKDFCRDAIEKFEIHPRNLYAGYIRVETDDYIQYFVNLRCAEFFGNAALIYVGGGITAESSPQKEWQETELKADAVLKNIAFSK
- a CDS encoding PaaI family thioesterase, with the protein product MESREEILDRLNSWGGETLGKTLDIIFTDVTDESLTATMPVTPKVHQPYGILHGGASCVLAETLGSSLSVLHVDLQKFAPVGTNINSNHLRSKKSGIVTGTAKFIRKGRTMHVSEIEIRDEKGELINHTTMTNNIIPR
- a CDS encoding 1-acyl-sn-glycerol-3-phosphate acyltransferase — its product is MKKFFGKLILKLIGWKIILEGDVDNLDRCILVVAPHTANEEYLLGNLAYWALDKPLKVIIKDEHTRAWYGFVVKALGGIGIDRSKKNDLVKFVVDEFKKDSFSLVITPEGTRSRVPKWRKGFYHMALAAKVPIVVAAGDFKKKEIHLAYKISVEDLETRTYEDIMAEMEEYYKKITPKYPEKWNPKIY
- a CDS encoding PspC domain-containing protein encodes the protein MNKTLSIGLAGFSFTIEEHAYIKLSDYLAALRSSLDANEADEVMHDIEIRMVEIFKDSLGKREVINDIDVERVISQIGRPEQIEEQEEAYFSEKTTKKDQRSSANYNGTKQLFRDPEKQKIAGVCAGLAHYVGMDISAMRAIWLGIAILGIFTAAISTTLIVLIYIILWAVLPQAETATDFLKMKGKPMNFDNLKNESNKLVQFANESTQRVGEIYTENKPYINTAGSGLWNVIKYLIGGIFALMAVGSIIGVFVLFGMFGIDSNFPGANEMKFYFDDDGLYNVLSALIIIGSLIPAILFTLLSIKIFSPKTKLRNIGWVIGALFVTLMALGAYFGVRMAGKEAFLKGDKEDTQNVDINTTSDSLYVDMKQVVIPQNFTAYDDDVFSDKKMVYEEDYPSVDVTRKSDITTPYLIIKKEGKGYNIPVQLEVPVEIQGNRILLPNFMKYPYEQRFRDYRVNYELVVPQKTQIFKVRDNVLHLEGDLNGDGNSDNDDDDSDRVSMNFGKNSIVATSGNKDSMIVNGKKVSKEVGQRMVDSMDVDFKDLKDVNISIKNGKKEISIKTN
- a CDS encoding PadR family transcriptional regulator, whose protein sequence is MNTENTKAQMRKGILEFCILSLIEQREMYVSDLIDELKKGKLDVVEGTLYPLLTRLKNGEFLSYRWEESTGGPPRKYYQITEKGKLFLAELRTTWNELTDSVNQITKNINPSNAPESTFQPNP
- a CDS encoding chaperone modulator CbpM, coding for MSERISREELVKIYDIEITFFDSLEESGLLKTEKIDEVKYLLYDELPAFERFANWHYDLEVNLPGMEIIHDLLEKMEVLREENRKLSRFAALGGNL